The following proteins come from a genomic window of Anaerobutyricum hallii:
- a CDS encoding helix-turn-helix domain-containing protein, with product MYYNPLTKEEEFHELVKEIESQSTYKRVPSPEKKYMSVAEMGRLLGLKKTDRYWLVHKNFFKTEVILGKMRVELESFEKWYANQIKYHKVTGEEPGQELKQRSYSPKDIAEILQISECQVYEEMKKADVEYILVDYWKRYPKEAFDAWYRNQNRFRNARDREKVRDIVEGSMRMPEMARMLGVSRSVVYNIIASSDILKTIEFDGRRRVTKKSFYEWYASQDRYHIVSEQVPETVKKEDNRSIETYRRAVQDRDGHTKNIGNDAYLTVKEAALLAGINPATVHKWIKKGKIEAVQSSKTVRIPRQAFENWLQSRKKEDQHGINC from the coding sequence TTGTATTACAATCCATTGACAAAGGAAGAAGAGTTTCACGAACTGGTGAAAGAGATTGAGAGCCAGAGTACATACAAAAGGGTGCCTTCTCCGGAGAAAAAATACATGTCGGTAGCGGAGATGGGACGGCTCTTGGGTTTGAAGAAGACGGACCGATATTGGCTGGTTCACAAGAATTTTTTCAAGACAGAAGTGATCCTGGGGAAAATGCGTGTGGAGCTGGAAAGCTTCGAGAAATGGTATGCCAATCAGATCAAATATCACAAGGTTACCGGAGAGGAGCCTGGACAGGAACTGAAGCAGCGTTCTTATTCGCCAAAGGATATTGCAGAGATTCTGCAGATTTCTGAATGTCAGGTTTACGAGGAGATGAAGAAAGCTGATGTGGAATATATCCTGGTGGATTATTGGAAAAGGTATCCTAAAGAAGCATTTGATGCGTGGTACAGGAATCAGAATCGGTTCCGCAATGCCAGGGATCGGGAGAAGGTTCGTGACATTGTGGAAGGTTCTATGCGGATGCCGGAAATGGCCAGAATGTTGGGTGTTTCAAGAAGCGTAGTTTATAACATTATTGCTAGCTCAGATATTCTGAAAACCATTGAGTTTGATGGTCGAAGACGAGTGACCAAGAAAAGTTTTTATGAATGGTATGCCAGTCAGGATCGATACCATATCGTATCGGAGCAGGTGCCGGAAACGGTGAAGAAAGAAGATAATCGCAGTATTGAAACATATAGAAGAGCGGTTCAGGATCGTGATGGCCATACCAAAAATATCGGAAATGATGCATATCTGACGGTAAAGGAAGCTGCGCTTCTGGCAGGCATAAATCCGGCAACCGTACATAAGTGGATCAAAAAAGGAAAAATTGAAGCAGTTCAAAGCAGCAAGACGGTTCGCATTCCGAGACAGGCGTTTGAAAATTGGCTGCAGAGCAGAAAAAAGGAGGATCAGCATGGCATCAATTGTTGA
- a CDS encoding tyrosine-type recombinase/integrase yields MASIVERRGRFCVVYSYKDKNGKRRQKWETYKTMSEAKKRKKEIEYRADIGQMIVPHCKTVKELLEEYVNLYGKEAWALSTYSSNVSMINNYIIPIIGGDKLENINTRFIEKYYQRLLRTPAVINPATGKRQSEYVTPATIRDIHKLLRNCFQQAVKWELMAKNPVIYATVPKYKSAKREIWTAETLMHALEVCEDDRLKLALNLAFSCSLRMGEMLGLTWDCVDISEEAIAESRAFIYVDKEVQRVDKAAIQELRGKDVILVFPEESKKNKTVRVLKLPKTESSIRKVFLPKSVAEMLVEWKKGQDKIKETLGDEYMDYNLVMATPFGLPIGTSSIRKALNDLIKEHDLPPVVFHSLRHTSVTYKLKLNGGDIKAVQGDSGHSQINMVTDVYSHIIDDDRRKNAELFEQAFYEKKNLDPSMHANVAGKTVELPTNVDAELLAKVLSNPEMAALLSTLAKSLESK; encoded by the coding sequence ATGGCATCAATTGTTGAGAGAAGAGGCAGATTTTGTGTCGTATATAGTTATAAGGATAAGAATGGTAAGCGCAGACAGAAATGGGAAACCTATAAGACCATGTCAGAAGCCAAGAAGCGCAAGAAGGAAATCGAGTATCGTGCGGATATCGGACAAATGATCGTGCCTCATTGTAAAACAGTGAAGGAGCTGCTGGAGGAGTATGTTAATTTGTATGGGAAAGAGGCCTGGGCTCTGTCCACATATTCTTCTAACGTGAGTATGATCAATAACTATATCATCCCGATTATTGGCGGAGATAAGCTGGAGAATATCAATACCAGATTTATTGAAAAATATTACCAGAGACTTCTCCGAACTCCGGCGGTGATCAATCCGGCAACCGGCAAGCGTCAGTCAGAGTATGTAACTCCGGCAACGATCCGGGATATTCACAAACTTCTTCGTAATTGTTTTCAACAGGCAGTAAAATGGGAGCTGATGGCAAAGAATCCGGTGATCTATGCAACAGTTCCAAAGTATAAGAGCGCAAAACGTGAAATCTGGACGGCAGAGACTTTGATGCATGCACTGGAAGTCTGTGAGGATGATCGCCTGAAGCTGGCCCTTAATCTGGCATTTTCCTGTTCTCTTCGTATGGGAGAAATGCTTGGGCTTACCTGGGACTGTGTGGATATATCGGAAGAAGCCATTGCGGAGAGCCGGGCTTTTATTTATGTCGATAAGGAAGTTCAGCGAGTAGACAAAGCAGCCATTCAGGAACTTCGAGGAAAAGATGTGATTCTGGTATTTCCGGAGGAGAGCAAGAAAAACAAGACCGTTCGTGTGTTGAAATTGCCAAAGACAGAGAGCAGTATCCGTAAAGTATTCCTTCCAAAATCTGTGGCAGAGATGCTGGTGGAATGGAAGAAGGGACAGGATAAGATCAAGGAAACTCTGGGAGATGAATACATGGATTATAATCTGGTGATGGCGACACCTTTTGGGCTCCCGATTGGAACTTCTTCTATTCGTAAGGCTTTAAATGACCTGATTAAGGAACACGATCTTCCACCGGTAGTATTCCATAGCCTTCGTCATACCAGTGTTACCTATAAACTTAAGTTGAATGGCGGTGACATCAAGGCGGTACAGGGAGATTCCGGTCATTCCCAGATCAATATGGTCACCGATGTGTATTCGCATATCATTGATGATGATCGCAGAAAAAATGCGGAACTCTTTGAGCAGGCCTTTTACGAGAAGAAGAATCTGGATCCGAGCATGCATGCCAATGTGGCCGGAAAGACAGTAGAACTTCCGACAAATGTGGATGCGGAGCTCCTGGCGAAGGTCCTTTCCAATCCGGAGATGGCAGCACTTTTATCTACTTTGGCCAAGTCACTGGAGAGTAAATAA